One Phycisphaera mikurensis NBRC 102666 DNA window includes the following coding sequences:
- a CDS encoding MotA/TolQ/ExbB proton channel family protein gives MIHARRLLPVLPLLLLPAASAAAQPGDAPAGPTQTSFFGMFFWSDDPVGLVFIWVLVLLSMISLTLAIRYAVQFRRATLLPAGLKPELKRLLGERKFREALDAAQKDGSLLGDLTAAALVEAPAGYEVMERTLLETGDAETAKLLRPIEALNVLGNIAPMMGLFGTVYGMIVAFQSLVSSGGSPDPVQLAGGISTALVTTLWGLVVAIPALAAYALLHNRVDALAADAVLEAEAILRPFRPSGKGSAAAKRKPPAPAAAPAPAPPAPAPAPAPPPAPPAPPAAPAPPAADGAYF, from the coding sequence ATGATCCACGCCCGCCGCCTCCTCCCGGTCCTGCCGCTGCTTCTGCTCCCCGCCGCATCGGCCGCGGCCCAGCCCGGCGACGCGCCCGCCGGCCCGACGCAGACCTCCTTCTTCGGGATGTTCTTCTGGAGCGACGACCCGGTGGGGCTTGTCTTCATCTGGGTGCTCGTGCTGCTGTCGATGATCAGCCTGACGCTGGCGATCCGCTACGCCGTGCAATTCCGCCGGGCGACGCTGCTGCCGGCCGGCTTGAAGCCCGAGCTGAAGCGCCTGCTCGGCGAGCGCAAGTTCCGCGAAGCGCTCGACGCGGCGCAGAAGGACGGCAGCCTGCTGGGCGACCTGACCGCCGCCGCGCTCGTCGAGGCGCCCGCGGGCTACGAGGTGATGGAGCGGACGCTGCTGGAGACCGGCGACGCCGAGACGGCCAAGCTGCTGCGGCCCATCGAGGCGCTGAACGTGCTCGGCAACATCGCCCCGATGATGGGCCTCTTCGGCACCGTCTACGGCATGATCGTCGCCTTCCAGTCGCTGGTGTCCTCCGGCGGCTCGCCGGACCCGGTGCAGCTCGCCGGCGGCATCTCCACGGCGCTGGTGACGACGCTGTGGGGCCTGGTCGTCGCGATCCCGGCGCTGGCCGCGTACGCCCTGCTGCACAACCGCGTGGACGCGCTGGCGGCCGACGCCGTGCTCGAGGCCGAAGCAATCCTTCGGCCTTTCCGGCCGAGCGGGAAGGGTTCCGCGGCCGCGAAGCGCAAGCCGCCCGCCCCGGCCGCGGCTCCCGCCCCGGCGCCGCCCGCCCCCGCGCCCGCGCCCGCGCCGCCCCCGGCTCCTCCGGCCCCCCCGGCCGCGCCCGCGCCGCCCGCCGCCGACGGGGCGTACTTCTGA
- a CDS encoding ExbD/TolR family protein, translating to MDARRSAKRRGVTPTMNLTPLIDVTFLLIVFFMLVNNIVASELVPLLPPTPSDPQTSETPEADTLIVSIAPQPFGDGRAQQPLNHDGRASFVQVGALGRFEPGDAAGITAAVREAVARRPGVRVLLRADAALFQDQVRPVMAAVTAAGVAKIDVVAGTDR from the coding sequence ATGGACGCCCGCCGCAGCGCCAAACGCCGGGGCGTGACGCCCACGATGAACCTGACGCCGCTGATCGACGTCACCTTCCTGCTCATCGTGTTCTTCATGCTCGTGAACAACATCGTCGCCAGCGAGCTGGTGCCGCTGCTGCCGCCCACGCCCTCGGACCCGCAGACCAGCGAGACCCCCGAGGCCGACACGCTGATCGTCTCGATCGCGCCCCAGCCCTTCGGCGACGGCCGCGCGCAGCAGCCGCTGAACCACGACGGCCGCGCGAGCTTCGTGCAGGTGGGGGCGCTGGGCCGCTTCGAGCCCGGCGACGCCGCCGGCATCACCGCAGCCGTCCGCGAAGCGGTGGCGCGGCGCCCCGGCGTCCGCGTGCTGCTCCGCGCCGACGCCGCGCTCTTCCAGGACCAGGTCCGCCCGGTGATGGCGGCCGTGACGGCGGCGGGCGTCGCCAAGATCGACGTCGTCGCGGGGACCGACCGGTGA
- the msrA gene encoding peptide-methionine (S)-S-oxide reductase MsrA: protein MAGISCSTSHAAPSGFPAPPAEQPAGVEAVNEEGEAVAVLAGGCFWCTEAVFERLAGVKTVVSGYAGGTAEDADYKKVSGGLTEHAEAIKIVYDPAQTRFLDLLEVFFAVAHNPTHVNRQGNDHGPQYRSAVFYANDAQKAAAEAYIQEIDASGVYPDPVATKMEPLNRFYEAEPYHQDYAANNPDNPYVRGVGQPKVDKLEKSFPERLKK, encoded by the coding sequence ATGGCTGGAATCTCCTGCTCGACGTCACACGCCGCCCCGTCCGGCTTCCCCGCCCCGCCGGCCGAGCAGCCGGCGGGGGTGGAGGCGGTGAACGAGGAGGGCGAGGCCGTGGCGGTGCTCGCCGGGGGCTGCTTCTGGTGCACCGAGGCCGTCTTCGAGCGGCTGGCGGGCGTGAAGACGGTGGTCTCCGGCTACGCCGGTGGCACGGCCGAGGACGCGGACTACAAGAAGGTCTCCGGCGGGCTGACCGAGCACGCCGAGGCGATCAAGATCGTCTACGACCCGGCCCAGACGCGTTTCCTCGACCTGCTGGAGGTGTTCTTTGCGGTGGCCCACAACCCCACGCACGTGAACCGGCAGGGCAACGACCACGGTCCGCAGTACCGCTCGGCGGTCTTCTACGCCAACGACGCGCAGAAGGCGGCGGCGGAGGCGTACATCCAGGAAATCGACGCGAGCGGCGTCTACCCCGACCCGGTGGCGACGAAGATGGAGCCGCTCAACCGCTTCTACGAGGCGGAGCCCTACCACCAGGACTACGCGGCGAACAACCCCGACAACCCGTACGTGCGGGGGGTGGGTCAGCCAAAGGTGGACAAGCTGGAGAAGAGCTTCCCCGAGCGCCTGAAGAAGTGA
- a CDS encoding thiamine pyrophosphate-dependent enzyme, protein MTSATAEAPAAAAPSEGGSSDDAPGVARGADPDHGLSPERLSGLLYDMMLIRRFEERTMQAYQQAKIGGFCHIYIGQEATAVGAIAALKEGDPVVTAYRDHGHALAKGMHPDACMAEMFGKATGCAKGKGGSMHMFDKPNDMYGGHAIVGGQNPLGCGLGWGIQYTKKDHVALCFMGDGALNQGATHEAMNLASVYNLPLIFVLENNGYSMGTDIARGTAMAHDQRQRAEAYGMRYAECDGQDVLDTYVTFRDEVKRTRNARPINYNEKTGKRESIPTYDVGGRTPGPCFINVKTYRYQGHSMSDPQKYRSKDEVSGKQDVDCINRLVAHLIEHDLLDQESIDKLDAKAKDAAKQALAHAEAADPMPRSELFTDVYANPYGPYKQGEPNPAFAAPDAATEAREED, encoded by the coding sequence ATGACCAGCGCCACCGCCGAAGCCCCCGCCGCAGCCGCTCCTTCCGAGGGCGGCTCCTCCGACGACGCCCCCGGCGTTGCACGCGGGGCCGACCCCGACCATGGCCTCTCCCCCGAGCGGCTCTCCGGCCTGCTCTACGACATGATGCTCATCCGCCGCTTCGAGGAGCGGACGATGCAGGCCTACCAGCAGGCGAAGATCGGCGGCTTCTGCCACATCTACATCGGCCAGGAGGCCACCGCCGTGGGCGCCATCGCCGCCCTGAAGGAGGGCGACCCGGTGGTCACCGCCTACCGCGACCACGGCCACGCGCTGGCCAAGGGCATGCACCCCGACGCCTGCATGGCCGAGATGTTCGGCAAGGCCACCGGCTGCGCCAAGGGCAAGGGCGGGTCGATGCACATGTTCGACAAGCCCAACGACATGTACGGCGGCCACGCCATCGTCGGCGGGCAGAACCCGCTGGGCTGCGGCCTGGGCTGGGGCATCCAGTACACGAAGAAGGACCACGTCGCTCTGTGCTTCATGGGCGACGGAGCGCTCAACCAGGGCGCCACGCACGAGGCGATGAACCTCGCGAGCGTCTACAACCTGCCGCTGATCTTCGTGCTGGAGAACAACGGCTACTCCATGGGCACCGACATCGCCCGCGGGACCGCCATGGCCCACGACCAGCGGCAGCGGGCCGAGGCCTACGGCATGCGCTACGCCGAGTGCGACGGCCAGGACGTGCTGGACACCTACGTGACCTTCCGCGACGAGGTGAAGCGCACCCGAAACGCCCGACCCATCAACTACAATGAGAAAACCGGCAAGCGGGAGTCAATCCCCACGTACGACGTCGGCGGCCGCACGCCGGGCCCGTGCTTCATCAACGTGAAGACCTACCGGTACCAGGGCCACTCGATGAGCGACCCGCAGAAGTACCGCAGCAAGGACGAGGTCAGCGGGAAGCAGGACGTCGACTGCATCAACCGGCTCGTCGCTCACCTCATCGAGCACGACCTGCTCGACCAGGAGTCGATCGACAAGCTCGACGCCAAGGCCAAGGACGCCGCGAAGCAGGCCCTCGCCCACGCCGAGGCCGCCGACCCGATGCCCCGGAGCGAGCTGTTCACGGACGTGTACGCCAACCCCTACGGCCCGTACAAGCAGGGCGAGCCCAACCCCGCTTTCGCCGCACCGGACGCGGCGACGGAGGCCCGGGAGGAGGATTGA
- a CDS encoding ExbD/TolR family protein, producing MSDARPRSRRGRGAARVGQLNLTSMIDVIFLLLIYFVITANFQVDEGVLEAQLPRGTGQPPPLDELPVQKVVIEIAVPAGDDTAAVITRGRRRYAGVAELRDDLAAQRRGPGRSPSALYESDHPILIEADPAVRWQHTVDAFNAAVAAGYTRVAMK from the coding sequence GTGAGCGACGCCCGCCCCAGATCCCGCCGCGGCCGGGGCGCCGCCCGCGTGGGCCAGCTGAACCTCACGTCGATGATCGACGTGATCTTCCTGCTGCTCATCTACTTCGTCATCACCGCGAACTTCCAGGTGGACGAGGGCGTGCTGGAGGCCCAGCTGCCGCGGGGCACCGGCCAGCCGCCACCGCTCGACGAGCTGCCGGTGCAGAAGGTCGTGATCGAGATCGCCGTGCCGGCCGGCGACGACACCGCCGCGGTAATCACCCGCGGCCGCCGGCGTTACGCCGGCGTCGCCGAGCTGCGCGACGACCTGGCGGCGCAGCGCCGCGGGCCCGGCCGCAGCCCGAGCGCCCTCTACGAGAGCGACCACCCGATCCTCATCGAGGCCGACCCCGCGGTGCGCTGGCAGCACACCGTCGACGCCTTCAACGCCGCCGTCGCCGCGGGCTACACCCGCGTCGCGATGAAGTGA
- a CDS encoding vWA domain-containing protein has protein sequence MAEGITNSGRSVPPREADFFTRAMPWVVSIVAHALVIAVAGLAVWTVVQAQKEDVSPLLELADTPDDAVVVTTPTPATEATPPPVPSAVPPPPVPPPPAPAAPAAPPLPALAVGPPPPPPPPPAAPPAQLAATFMGSRGGDARELVFLIDASGGGVAELPFVIQELKASIRKLSNEQRFAVIFFGDFEGEPFREVPPAGLQPASTQRKNDVASWIDLDAGNVYAIGSGDPVPALRQALERYRPQLVFLLSDEITGRAEYQIEQADLLERIAEVNRSNTKINTIQFLNQDRWQAAGEAGTLEKIAAATGGTYTFVSEEDMGLR, from the coding sequence TCGTCGCGCACGCCCTGGTCATCGCCGTCGCGGGGCTTGCGGTCTGGACGGTCGTGCAGGCGCAGAAGGAGGACGTCTCGCCGCTCCTGGAGCTGGCCGACACGCCCGACGACGCGGTGGTGGTGACCACGCCCACGCCCGCGACCGAGGCGACACCGCCCCCGGTGCCCTCGGCCGTGCCACCGCCGCCGGTCCCGCCGCCGCCCGCGCCCGCGGCGCCCGCCGCGCCGCCGCTGCCGGCCCTGGCCGTCGGCCCGCCGCCGCCGCCGCCGCCCCCCCCCGCGGCGCCGCCGGCGCAGCTCGCCGCCACGTTCATGGGCAGCCGCGGCGGCGACGCCCGCGAGCTGGTCTTCCTCATCGACGCCTCCGGCGGCGGCGTGGCGGAGCTGCCCTTCGTGATCCAGGAGCTCAAGGCCTCGATCCGAAAGCTCAGCAACGAGCAGCGGTTCGCGGTGATCTTCTTCGGCGACTTCGAGGGCGAGCCCTTCCGCGAGGTGCCGCCGGCGGGGCTCCAGCCCGCGAGCACGCAGCGCAAGAACGACGTCGCCTCGTGGATCGACCTCGACGCGGGCAACGTGTACGCGATCGGGTCGGGGGACCCGGTGCCGGCGCTGCGGCAGGCGCTCGAGCGGTACCGGCCGCAGCTGGTCTTTCTTCTGTCCGATGAGATCACCGGGCGGGCGGAGTACCAGATCGAGCAGGCGGACCTGCTGGAGCGGATCGCCGAGGTGAACCGCAGCAACACCAAGATCAACACGATCCAGTTCCTGAACCAGGATCGCTGGCAGGCCGCGGGCGAGGCGGGCACGCTGGAGAAGATCGCCGCCGCGACCGGCGGCACGTACACCTTCGTGAGCGAAGAGGACATGGGCCTGCGATGA